One stretch of Bosea vaviloviae DNA includes these proteins:
- the rnc gene encoding ribonuclease III, with the protein MSKPGEGGRKTPDLAKLETALGHVFADRTLLTTALTHMSADGPRLGSYQRLEFLGDRVLGLSVADMLFRRYPLAEEGDMSRRLADLVRKETCAEVALAWDLGQFMRLGEGEILGGARKNKAILADACEAIIGAAFIDGGYEAARVLVERAFGERLLKPVRPLRDAKTALQEWAQGQGYPTPTYSERGRTGPDHAPVFRVAVRITGLDDAEAQGPSKRLAEQAAAEAFLRRESLWSETMENDNG; encoded by the coding sequence GTGAGCAAGCCGGGAGAAGGCGGGCGCAAGACGCCAGACCTGGCGAAGCTGGAGACGGCGCTCGGCCATGTCTTCGCCGATCGCACGCTGCTGACCACGGCGCTGACCCATATGAGCGCCGACGGGCCGCGCCTGGGCAGCTATCAGCGCCTGGAGTTCCTCGGCGACCGCGTCCTGGGCCTGAGCGTAGCCGACATGCTGTTTCGGCGTTACCCTCTCGCCGAGGAAGGCGACATGTCGCGCCGGCTGGCCGATCTCGTGCGAAAGGAGACCTGCGCCGAGGTGGCGCTCGCCTGGGATCTGGGCCAGTTCATGCGGCTCGGCGAGGGTGAGATCCTCGGCGGGGCGCGCAAGAACAAGGCGATCCTGGCCGATGCCTGCGAGGCGATCATCGGGGCGGCGTTCATCGATGGAGGCTACGAGGCGGCGCGCGTTCTCGTCGAGCGCGCCTTCGGCGAGCGCCTGCTGAAGCCGGTCCGCCCCTTGCGCGACGCCAAGACGGCGCTGCAGGAATGGGCGCAGGGCCAGGGCTACCCGACGCCGACCTATAGCGAACGCGGCCGCACGGGACCGGACCACGCCCCGGTCTTCCGCGTCGCCGTACGCATCACCGGCCTGGACGACGCCGAAGCGCAGGGCCCGTCCAAGCGGCTGGCCGAGCAGGCGGCGGCAGAGGCCTTCCTGAGGCGCGAAAGCCTCTGGAGCGAAACCATGGAGAACGACAATGGCTGA
- the lepB gene encoding signal peptidase I, with product MANDADIKSKAARDKGAKDEGGVLETIKVVVQALLIALVIRTLLFQPFNIPSGSLIPTLLIGDYLFVSKYTYGYSKHSVPFSPPLFDGRVWAAEPKRGDIAVFKLPTDNSTDYIKRVIGLPGDRIQMINGILHINNVPVKRERIADYVSTDNWGRSTPVIQYRETLPNGVSHEIIEREGDTGTFDNTPVFLVPPGHFFMMGDNRDNSLDSRDRSVGFVPFENFVGRAEIIFFSIEDGASAWRVWEWPWTVRWNRLFSAIK from the coding sequence GTGGCCAACGACGCCGACATCAAGAGCAAAGCAGCCCGAGACAAGGGCGCCAAGGACGAAGGCGGCGTTCTCGAGACGATCAAGGTCGTCGTCCAGGCGCTGCTGATCGCACTCGTCATCCGCACGCTGCTGTTCCAGCCGTTCAACATTCCGTCCGGCTCGTTGATCCCGACCCTGCTGATCGGCGATTATCTGTTTGTCTCGAAATATACCTACGGCTACTCCAAGCATTCGGTTCCGTTCAGCCCGCCGCTGTTCGACGGACGCGTCTGGGCGGCCGAGCCCAAGCGCGGCGACATCGCCGTGTTCAAGCTTCCGACCGACAATTCCACCGACTACATCAAGCGCGTCATCGGCCTGCCGGGTGACCGCATCCAGATGATCAACGGCATCCTGCACATCAACAATGTGCCGGTGAAGCGCGAGCGCATCGCTGACTACGTCTCCACCGATAATTGGGGCCGCAGCACGCCGGTCATCCAGTATCGCGAGACCTTGCCCAATGGGGTCAGCCACGAGATCATCGAGCGCGAGGGCGACACCGGCACCTTCGACAACACCCCCGTCTTCCTGGTGCCGCCGGGGCATTTCTTCATGATGGGCGACAACCGCGACAATTCGCTCGACTCGCGCGACCGCAGCGTCGGCTTCGTGCCCTTCGAGAACTTCGTCGGCCGCGCCGAGATCATCTTCTTCTCGATCGAGGACGGCGCCTCGGCCTGGCGCGTCTGGGAATGGCCCTGGACGGTTCGCTGGAACCGCCTGTTCAGCGCGATCAAGTGA
- a CDS encoding mechanosensitive ion channel family protein: MDQAAIWLSSTWLGNTWLGMPLSFLPSWLISLGAFTLAVALALLAHRTAFAILTRLVSGMDLFWRSLVSRTHGPTRFAVITVALGFAASVSPLSNGQAVLIRQILLVCFVALVGWIAKTALHVWTTVYLRRFKLDADDNLLARKHVTQTRILQRVGDITIVIVALSAALMTFDGVRQYGVSLLASAGAAGIVVGLALQPVLKNIFAGIQLAVTQPIRIDDALLVEGEWGNVEEITSTYVVMRLWDWRRMILPLSYFIEKPFQNWTRDNAALIGTVMLYLDYETPIDALRAKVEEIANGSKLWDRRVVNVQVTDFRQSTMEVRILVSAGTSPRAFDLRCEVREKLIAFLQREHPRSLPRLRAETMSVEPTGPANAVIARRAAE, encoded by the coding sequence ATGGACCAAGCCGCGATTTGGCTCAGCAGTACCTGGCTCGGCAATACCTGGCTCGGCATGCCGCTTTCGTTTCTGCCGTCCTGGCTGATCAGCCTCGGGGCCTTCACCCTTGCGGTGGCGCTGGCCCTGCTGGCGCATAGGACTGCCTTCGCCATCCTGACGCGGCTGGTCAGCGGGATGGACCTGTTCTGGCGCTCGCTGGTCTCGCGCACGCATGGGCCGACACGTTTCGCCGTGATAACGGTCGCACTCGGCTTTGCCGCGAGCGTCTCCCCGCTGAGCAATGGGCAAGCGGTGCTGATCCGCCAGATCCTGCTGGTCTGCTTCGTGGCGCTGGTGGGCTGGATCGCCAAGACCGCGCTGCATGTCTGGACGACGGTCTATCTGCGCCGCTTCAAGCTCGATGCCGACGACAATCTCCTGGCGCGCAAGCATGTGACGCAGACCCGCATCCTCCAGCGCGTCGGCGACATCACGATCGTCATCGTGGCGCTCTCGGCCGCGCTGATGACCTTCGACGGCGTCAGGCAATACGGGGTCAGCCTGCTCGCCTCGGCGGGCGCGGCCGGCATCGTCGTCGGCCTGGCGCTCCAACCCGTTTTGAAGAACATCTTCGCCGGCATCCAGCTCGCCGTGACGCAGCCGATCCGCATCGACGATGCCCTGCTGGTCGAGGGCGAATGGGGCAATGTCGAGGAGATCACCTCGACCTATGTCGTCATGCGGCTCTGGGACTGGCGCCGGATGATCCTGCCGCTGAGCTATTTCATCGAGAAGCCGTTCCAGAACTGGACGCGCGACAATGCCGCGCTGATCGGCACCGTGATGCTCTATCTCGACTACGAGACGCCGATCGACGCGCTGCGCGCCAAGGTCGAGGAGATCGCCAACGGCTCGAAGCTGTGGGACCGGCGGGTGGTCAATGTGCAGGTGACGGACTTCCGGCAATCGACGATGGAGGTCCGCATCCTGGTCAGCGCCGGCACCTCGCCACGCGCCTTCGATCTGCGCTGCGAGGTGCGCGAGAAGCTGATCGCCTTCCTGCAGCGCGAGCATCCCCGCTCACTGCCACGCCTGCGCGCCGAGACCATGTCCGTCGAGCCGACAGGCCCCGCCAATGCAGTCATTGCACGGCGCGCCGCCGAATAG
- the aqpZ gene encoding aquaporin Z: MSTKKYVAEAIGTFWLTFAGCGSAVIAAGFPQVGIGLLGVSLAFGLTVVTMAYAVGHISGGHFNPAVTIGLAAGGRFPASQIPPYVIAQVVGGIAAAALLYVIASGAPGFDVSKGFASNGYADHSPGKYSLVAALVAEFVLTAVFLFVIFGATSKQAPAGFAPLAIGLALTLIHLVSIPVTNTSVNPARSTGPALFVGGWALSQLWLFWVAPILGGAFGGILYRWLNDEK; encoded by the coding sequence ATGAGTACGAAGAAATATGTAGCTGAGGCGATAGGCACGTTCTGGCTGACATTCGCGGGCTGCGGCAGCGCCGTCATTGCCGCCGGGTTTCCACAGGTCGGGATCGGGTTGCTTGGCGTCTCGCTCGCCTTCGGCCTCACGGTCGTGACCATGGCCTATGCTGTCGGCCATATCTCCGGCGGCCATTTCAACCCTGCTGTCACGATCGGGCTCGCGGCCGGCGGGCGCTTTCCGGCAAGCCAGATCCCGCCCTATGTCATCGCCCAGGTGGTCGGCGGCATCGCAGCGGCGGCGCTGCTTTACGTGATCGCCAGCGGCGCGCCGGGCTTTGATGTCTCGAAGGGCTTTGCCTCCAACGGCTATGCCGACCATTCGCCGGGCAAATACAGCCTGGTTGCGGCGCTGGTGGCCGAATTCGTCCTGACGGCGGTCTTCCTCTTCGTGATCTTCGGCGCGACCAGCAAGCAGGCTCCCGCCGGCTTCGCACCGCTCGCGATCGGCCTGGCGCTGACGCTGATCCATCTGGTCAGCATCCCGGTGACCAACACCTCGGTGAACCCGGCGCGCAGCACGGGGCCGGCCTTGTTCGTCGGCGGATGGGCTTTGTCCCAGCTTTGGCTGTTCTGGGTCGCGCCGATCCTCGGCGGCGCCTTCGGCGGCATCCTCTATCGCTGGTTGAACGACGAGAAGTGA
- a CDS encoding DUF2332 domain-containing protein codes for MQPSSPMEASDANEARRNFHDQAGYCRELGSPFTAELCDLLGSRLDHSSRFGRRVLNWPGHARADALALRAAGAFNALARSGQVPALQEVYPPKQGDREALWHALARTIVSHDAFLHDYLDSAPQTNEVRRSSALLGGGLTIAREFGLPLSLLEIGASAGLNLGFEHYRYELGTAAYGQAGSGVVICSEWRGSAPELTTPLAVVTRRACDLNPLDAASDRDRQRVLSYIWPDQSARVETTEAAFDFAAGMPWRVEQGDAATWVEARLAEPTEAGLTRVLMHSIMWQYMPEATKERITGAMRKAGEAASLERPLAWLRMEADGRKEGAAVTLTTWPTGTDREIARADFHGRWVAWS; via the coding sequence ATGCAACCGTCTTCGCCGATGGAGGCGTCGGACGCCAACGAGGCCAGGCGCAATTTCCACGATCAGGCCGGATATTGCCGCGAGCTCGGCTCACCCTTCACAGCCGAGCTCTGCGATCTGCTAGGCAGCCGCCTCGACCATTCCAGCCGTTTTGGCCGGCGCGTGCTGAACTGGCCGGGCCATGCCCGGGCCGATGCGCTGGCGCTGCGGGCAGCTGGCGCCTTCAACGCGCTGGCGCGGAGCGGACAGGTTCCGGCCTTGCAGGAGGTCTATCCTCCCAAGCAGGGCGATCGCGAAGCGCTCTGGCACGCCTTGGCGCGAACGATCGTCAGCCATGACGCCTTCCTGCACGATTATCTCGACAGCGCTCCGCAGACCAACGAAGTCCGGCGCAGCTCCGCCCTGCTCGGCGGCGGGCTGACCATCGCGCGCGAATTCGGCCTGCCGCTGAGCCTGCTCGAGATCGGCGCGAGCGCCGGGCTCAATCTCGGCTTCGAGCACTATCGTTACGAACTGGGAACGGCCGCTTACGGCCAAGCCGGCTCCGGTGTCGTGATCTGCAGCGAATGGCGCGGTAGCGCGCCCGAGCTTACGACGCCGCTCGCGGTCGTGACGCGGCGCGCCTGCGATCTCAACCCGCTCGACGCGGCCTCGGACCGCGACCGGCAGCGGGTACTGTCCTATATCTGGCCAGACCAGAGCGCGCGGGTGGAAACGACCGAAGCGGCCTTCGATTTCGCCGCGGGGATGCCGTGGCGGGTCGAACAGGGGGACGCCGCAACCTGGGTCGAGGCGCGTCTCGCGGAGCCGACCGAGGCAGGCCTGACGCGTGTGCTGATGCACAGCATCATGTGGCAATACATGCCCGAGGCAACGAAAGAGCGTATCACGGGTGCAATGCGGAAGGCTGGCGAAGCCGCCAGTCTGGAACGCCCCCTCGCCTGGCTCCGCATGGAGGCCGACGGCAGGAAGGAGGGCGCCGCCGTGACGCTGACCACCTGGCCGACCGGCACGGATCGCGAGATCGCCCGGGCCGATTTCCACGGCCGCTGGGTGGCGTGGTCCTGA
- the acpS gene encoding holo-ACP synthase, with protein sequence MILGIGSDLCDITRIEQSLARFGERFTHRVFTEGERLKSDRRATRAASYARRFAAKEACSKALGTGMRAGVFWRDMEVINLPGGRPTLRLTGGAAERLLAMTPPGHEAVIHVSLTDDPPMAQAFVVIEARAKAANSA encoded by the coding sequence ATGATCCTCGGTATCGGCTCCGACCTCTGCGACATCACCCGCATCGAGCAATCGCTCGCCCGGTTCGGCGAGCGCTTCACCCATCGCGTCTTCACCGAGGGTGAGCGCCTGAAATCGGATCGGCGCGCGACGCGGGCCGCGTCCTATGCGCGCCGCTTCGCCGCGAAGGAAGCCTGCTCCAAGGCGCTGGGAACCGGGATGCGGGCCGGCGTATTCTGGCGCGACATGGAGGTTATCAACCTTCCCGGCGGGCGGCCGACATTGCGCCTGACCGGCGGCGCGGCCGAGCGGCTCCTGGCGATGACGCCGCCGGGTCATGAGGCGGTCATCCATGTCTCACTGACCGACGACCCGCCAATGGCCCAGGCCTTCGTCGTGATCGAGGCCCGTGCGAAGGCCGCGAACTCCGCCTGA
- a CDS encoding 3-phosphoshikimate 1-carboxyvinyltransferase, which yields MTDRDRQSLTIIPPSHPLRGRVAPPGSKSITNRALLLAALAKGTSHLTGALKSDDTRYMAEALRAMGVTIAEPDETSFTVTGDGRLREPAAPLFLGNAGTATRFLAAATALIDGQVVIDGDEHMRKRPIKPLLTALRSLGIDATSETGCPPVTIRGTGGFKAGRVEIDGGLSSQYVSALLMLAACGSGPVDVVLAGDDIGARGYIELTLAAMAAFGAHTDRPDASSWRVAPTGYRAADFAIEPDASAATYLWAAEALTGGAIDLGMTASAFTQPDARAYDVIASFPRLPAIIDGSQMQDAVPTLAVLAAFNETPVRFTGIGNLRVKECDRVAALAVGLSRILPGLGREDGDDLLVASDPTLAGRTLPASIDTYADHRIAMSFALAGLKLHGITILDAGCVAKTYPDYWQALGSLGVAFDG from the coding sequence ATGACCGATCGGGACAGGCAGAGCCTCACGATCATTCCGCCGAGCCATCCCTTGCGCGGTCGCGTCGCCCCGCCTGGCTCGAAGTCGATCACGAATCGCGCCTTGCTACTGGCTGCCCTGGCGAAAGGAACCAGCCATCTCACAGGCGCGCTCAAGAGCGATGACACGCGCTATATGGCCGAAGCCTTGCGCGCCATGGGGGTCACGATCGCGGAGCCCGACGAGACGAGCTTCACCGTGACCGGAGACGGCCGGCTGCGGGAGCCCGCCGCGCCGCTCTTCCTTGGCAATGCCGGCACGGCGACGCGGTTTCTGGCAGCGGCCACGGCCCTGATCGACGGGCAGGTCGTGATCGACGGCGACGAGCATATGCGCAAGCGGCCGATCAAGCCGCTCCTGACCGCACTGCGCTCGCTGGGCATCGACGCGACCTCGGAGACCGGCTGCCCGCCTGTCACGATTCGCGGCACGGGCGGTTTCAAAGCTGGTCGCGTCGAGATCGATGGCGGCCTTTCCAGCCAGTATGTGTCCGCGCTCCTGATGCTGGCCGCCTGCGGCTCGGGCCCTGTCGATGTCGTGCTGGCCGGCGACGACATCGGCGCACGCGGCTATATCGAGTTGACGCTTGCAGCGATGGCGGCTTTCGGCGCGCATACCGACCGCCCCGACGCCTCCAGCTGGCGGGTCGCGCCGACCGGCTACCGCGCGGCGGATTTCGCGATTGAACCCGATGCCTCGGCGGCAACCTATCTCTGGGCAGCCGAAGCGCTGACCGGCGGTGCGATAGACCTCGGAATGACAGCCTCAGCCTTCACGCAGCCGGATGCCCGGGCTTACGACGTCATTGCCAGCTTCCCTCGCCTTCCCGCGATCATCGACGGATCGCAGATGCAGGATGCCGTGCCGACACTGGCGGTGCTCGCCGCTTTCAACGAGACGCCGGTACGCTTCACCGGCATCGGCAATCTTCGCGTCAAGGAATGCGATCGGGTGGCTGCGCTCGCCGTCGGCCTGTCCCGGATTCTGCCCGGCCTCGGCCGTGAAGATGGTGACGATCTGCTCGTCGCGTCCGATCCGACACTGGCCGGACGGACCCTGCCGGCATCGATCGACACTTATGCCGATCACCGCATCGCGATGAGCTTTGCCCTGGCCGGATTGAAGCTGCACGGCATCACCATTCTGGATGCGGGCTGCGTCGCCAAGACCTATCCCGATTATTGGCAGGCCCTCGGTTCGCTCGGCGTCGCCTTTGACGGCTAG
- a CDS encoding pyridoxine 5'-phosphate synthase: protein MTTNRLRLGVNIDHVATVRNARGGALPDPVRAAHLAIAAGADGITAHLREDRRHIRDADIERLMAELTKPLNFEMAATDEMVALAERLKPHAACLVPEKREERTTEGGLDVVGQRAALTPQIARLKAAGCRVSLFIEADEAPIAMAAALGAPVVELHTGSWCHAVQDGETAKAEAEFQRLAKGAALAATLGLEVHAGHGLDYETARILAGVPGFVEFNIGHFLVGEAIFIGFEQAIARMLQAMDQGRARI from the coding sequence ATGACGACGAACCGACTGCGGCTGGGCGTGAACATCGATCACGTCGCGACGGTGCGCAATGCCCGCGGCGGCGCCCTGCCCGATCCGGTGCGCGCCGCGCACCTCGCCATAGCCGCCGGAGCCGACGGGATCACCGCGCATCTGCGCGAGGACCGCCGCCATATCCGCGATGCCGACATCGAACGGCTGATGGCCGAGCTGACCAAACCGTTGAATTTCGAGATGGCGGCGACTGACGAGATGGTCGCGCTGGCGGAGCGCCTCAAGCCGCATGCGGCCTGTCTCGTACCGGAGAAGCGCGAGGAGCGCACCACCGAGGGCGGGCTCGACGTTGTCGGCCAGCGCGCCGCGCTGACCCCGCAGATCGCTCGCCTCAAGGCTGCGGGCTGCCGCGTCTCGCTCTTCATCGAGGCCGACGAGGCGCCGATCGCGATGGCCGCAGCGCTCGGCGCGCCGGTCGTCGAGCTGCATACCGGCAGCTGGTGCCATGCCGTCCAGGATGGCGAGACGGCCAAGGCGGAAGCCGAGTTCCAGCGCCTCGCCAAGGGGGCGGCCCTTGCCGCGACGCTCGGGCTCGAAGTCCATGCCGGGCACGGGCTCGACTACGAGACGGCCCGCATTCTTGCCGGCGTGCCGGGCTTCGTCGAATTCAACATCGGCCATTTCCTCGTCGGCGAAGCGATCTTCATCGGCTTCGAGCAGGCGATCGCGCGGATGCTGCAGGCGATGGACCAAGGTCGCGCCAGGATCTGA
- a CDS encoding ATP-binding protein: protein MSVQLAVKTVQFGTDLAADRRDANQPPDRALGRVVSCDGSRATIASMVSGDSAVGPDSWTIGKMISISLGHTRTVGLVYEMSAVKTVWDETSDNAIHVQVELLGEVSDIDGEAPRFQSGISSYPPIGAIAHRIRAGDLALVHDLGTRSGVAIGHLTQDSTIPATVCIEDMLSRHFAVLGTTGVGKSSAVSLLLRKAVAARPRLRVLILDPHNEYAHAFPDKALTIDSEGLDLPFWMFRLEELGDVVFRGRPQLDEEADILREVIATARERYRAPSPLDIARDLGTSLLKRPLDMGGPRDPGEATGNALDAPTPYRMKDAFTVIDELIGLHELRWPRASLRSLRVRLEALHRDPRYRFMFARANMIETMAPIVSQIFRVPHYGRPITAFQLAGLPSEVVNAVASVLSRLAFDLAVASHGAYEVLVLCEEAHRYVPSDPALGFAPTRQAIARIAKEGRKYGCYLGVVTQRPGELDPTILSQCSTIFAMRLSNERDQQIIRSAISDASASTINFLSSIGNREAIAFGEGVATTMRLRFAQLDRHELPAMAGGHAPGAAAREPSLDDMVRRMRGS, encoded by the coding sequence GTGAGCGTGCAGCTTGCAGTAAAGACCGTACAATTCGGAACCGATCTCGCGGCCGACCGGCGCGACGCCAACCAGCCGCCCGATCGCGCGTTGGGCCGCGTCGTGTCCTGCGACGGCTCGCGCGCGACGATCGCGAGCATGGTTTCCGGAGACAGCGCGGTCGGGCCCGATTCCTGGACGATCGGCAAGATGATCTCGATCAGCCTGGGGCATACCCGCACCGTCGGGCTTGTCTACGAGATGTCGGCGGTCAAGACGGTCTGGGATGAGACCTCCGACAACGCCATTCATGTCCAGGTCGAGCTCTTGGGCGAAGTCTCGGACATCGATGGCGAGGCGCCGCGCTTCCAGAGCGGCATCAGTAGCTATCCGCCGATCGGCGCGATCGCCCATCGCATCCGCGCGGGCGATCTCGCTCTGGTCCATGATCTCGGCACGCGCTCGGGCGTGGCCATCGGCCATCTGACGCAGGATTCGACCATCCCCGCGACGGTTTGCATCGAGGACATGCTGTCGCGTCATTTCGCCGTCCTCGGCACGACCGGCGTCGGCAAGTCGAGCGCAGTCTCCCTGCTGCTGCGCAAGGCGGTGGCCGCCCGTCCGCGCCTGCGCGTGCTGATCCTCGATCCGCACAACGAATACGCCCATGCCTTTCCCGACAAGGCGCTGACGATCGACAGCGAGGGGCTCGATCTGCCGTTCTGGATGTTCAGGCTCGAAGAGCTCGGCGACGTCGTCTTCCGCGGCCGCCCGCAGCTCGATGAGGAAGCCGACATCCTGCGCGAGGTCATCGCCACGGCGCGCGAACGCTACCGCGCGCCCTCGCCACTGGATATCGCGCGTGATCTCGGCACATCGCTGCTCAAGCGCCCGCTCGACATGGGCGGCCCGCGCGATCCGGGGGAGGCGACGGGCAACGCGCTCGACGCGCCGACACCCTACCGGATGAAGGACGCCTTCACGGTCATCGACGAACTGATCGGCCTGCATGAATTGCGCTGGCCACGGGCATCGCTGCGCTCGCTGAGGGTGCGTCTCGAGGCGCTCCACAGGGATCCGCGCTACCGCTTCATGTTCGCCCGCGCCAACATGATCGAGACCATGGCGCCGATCGTCAGCCAGATCTTCCGCGTGCCGCATTACGGGCGGCCGATCACCGCTTTCCAGCTTGCCGGCTTGCCGTCCGAGGTCGTCAATGCCGTCGCCTCGGTGCTGTCACGCCTGGCCTTCGACCTCGCGGTGGCGAGCCACGGCGCCTATGAAGTCCTCGTCCTGTGCGAGGAGGCGCATCGCTATGTGCCGTCCGACCCGGCGCTCGGTTTCGCGCCGACACGGCAGGCCATTGCCCGCATCGCCAAGGAAGGCCGCAAATATGGCTGCTATCTCGGCGTCGTGACGCAGCGGCCCGGCGAACTCGATCCGACGATCCTGTCGCAATGCTCGACGATCTTCGCAATGCGCCTGTCGAACGAGCGCGACCAGCAGATCATCCGCTCGGCGATCTCGGACGCTTCGGCGAGCACGATCAACTTCCTGTCCTCGATCGGCAACCGCGAGGCGATTGCCTTCGGAGAAGGCGTCGCCACGACGATGCGGCTGCGCTTCGCCCAGCTCGACAGGCATGAATTGCCGGCGATGGCGGGCGGGCATGCGCCTGGCGCGGCTGCGCGCGAGCCCAGCCTCGACGACATGGTCAGGCGGATGCGCGGCAGCTGA
- the rpoZ gene encoding DNA-directed RNA polymerase subunit omega: MARVTVEDCIDKVDNRFELVLLASHRARMIQSGSSILVPRDNDKNPVVALREIADEKLKPEDLKEDLIHSLQKHVEVDEPEAETVPLLTTSVPNASTPDSEVQFDRMSEDDLLRGLDGLVPPTESADDED, encoded by the coding sequence ATGGCTCGCGTAACCGTTGAAGACTGCATCGACAAGGTCGACAACCGCTTCGAGCTGGTGCTGCTCGCCAGCCACCGCGCGCGGATGATCCAATCCGGATCGTCGATCCTGGTTCCCCGCGACAACGACAAGAACCCGGTCGTCGCGCTGCGCGAGATCGCCGACGAGAAGCTGAAGCCCGAGGATCTGAAGGAAGACCTGATCCACTCGCTGCAGAAGCATGTCGAGGTCGACGAGCCGGAGGCCGAGACCGTGCCGCTGCTGACGACCTCGGTGCCGAACGCCTCGACGCCCGATTCCGAGGTCCAGTTCGACCGCATGAGCGAGGACGACCTGCTGCGCGGCCTCGACGGACTCGTGCCGCCGACCGAGAGCGCCGACGACGAGGACTGA